The proteins below are encoded in one region of Paenibacillus albus:
- a CDS encoding ATP-dependent DNA helicase yields the protein MNPYPFEFDPKQSFVQQASDWIADVFYERLPEAGFELRDEQIYMAFQLERAYNEKQTIFAEAGVGTGKTFVYLLYAINYARYTRKPAIIACADESLIEQLVKQEGDIAKLAQHLGLTIDARLGKSMNQYICLNKLDEARAGIEDAELYDEMYKNLPDFVNNPGTMKAFYPYGNRKDYAHLTDEQWEGAAWDVFQDCLVCNRRHRCGQTLSREHYRKAADIIICSHDFYMEHVWTYEARKREGQMPLLPEHSSVVFDEGHLLETAAQKALTYKLKHHVFESIITRLLQGEIREELAVVIDEAIDQSEFLFKLLGESSRAIAASDRREVIMSDELLREVNKFGSVLDSIEEELVFESGMYTIDPYQLTIVEEHIEMLQIALNLFKQPQGLISWVEEDNEGVTLVIMPKLVKEILRERVFSKNMPIVFSSATLSVGGSFDYIAESLGIQDALSFTVASPYDYEQQMKAAVALTDDVALKHKLTLERLQQSEGRALILFPSKEELQQFRTDMAHISGYSQYRFLFEGTSEISHLISAFQNDEPSILCAVTLWEGLDIPGPSLSQVIMWSLPFPPNDPVFAAKRRDTEKPFENVDMPYMLLRLKQGLGRLIRGREDSGIITIYGQELANELVMDQVKRIMPEGVQLEQL from the coding sequence GTGAATCCATACCCGTTTGAATTTGACCCTAAACAGTCATTCGTCCAGCAAGCAAGTGACTGGATTGCCGACGTATTCTATGAGCGTCTACCAGAGGCAGGCTTTGAGCTTCGGGATGAACAGATTTATATGGCGTTTCAGCTGGAACGCGCGTACAACGAGAAACAGACGATTTTTGCAGAAGCAGGCGTGGGCACGGGCAAGACGTTCGTTTATTTGCTTTATGCCATTAACTATGCCAGATATACACGTAAACCGGCGATTATTGCATGCGCCGATGAGTCGCTGATCGAACAGCTCGTGAAGCAAGAGGGCGACATTGCGAAGCTTGCGCAGCACCTTGGTCTGACGATTGATGCAAGGCTTGGGAAGTCCATGAACCAGTATATCTGCTTGAACAAGCTGGATGAAGCTCGCGCCGGCATTGAAGATGCGGAGCTATACGATGAGATGTACAAGAATCTCCCTGACTTCGTGAACAATCCCGGCACGATGAAAGCTTTCTACCCGTACGGTAACCGTAAAGATTACGCGCATCTGACTGATGAGCAATGGGAAGGCGCCGCGTGGGATGTATTCCAGGACTGCCTCGTATGCAATCGGCGCCACCGCTGCGGACAGACGCTCTCTCGGGAGCACTACCGCAAAGCGGCAGATATTATCATTTGCTCGCACGATTTCTACATGGAGCATGTTTGGACATATGAAGCACGGAAGCGGGAAGGCCAGATGCCGCTTCTTCCAGAGCATAGCTCAGTCGTGTTTGATGAAGGCCATCTGCTGGAAACTGCAGCTCAGAAGGCGCTCACTTATAAGCTGAAGCATCATGTGTTCGAGTCGATTATTACCCGTTTGCTGCAAGGTGAAATTCGCGAGGAGCTGGCCGTAGTCATTGATGAAGCAATTGACCAAAGTGAATTCCTGTTCAAGCTTCTTGGTGAAAGCAGCCGCGCGATTGCCGCATCGGATCGCAGAGAGGTCATCATGTCAGATGAGCTTCTGCGTGAAGTGAACAAATTCGGGTCGGTACTTGACTCGATTGAAGAAGAACTGGTCTTCGAGAGCGGCATGTACACGATCGATCCTTATCAGCTGACCATCGTCGAGGAGCATATCGAGATGCTCCAAATCGCACTGAACCTCTTCAAGCAGCCGCAAGGCTTGATCTCTTGGGTAGAAGAAGACAATGAAGGTGTTACGCTCGTGATCATGCCGAAGCTGGTGAAAGAGATCCTGCGGGAGCGGGTATTCTCGAAAAATATGCCAATCGTGTTCTCCTCTGCAACATTGTCGGTCGGCGGTTCATTCGATTACATTGCGGAGAGTCTTGGCATTCAAGATGCGCTTTCTTTCACAGTTGCATCTCCGTACGATTACGAGCAGCAGATGAAGGCAGCGGTAGCTCTCACGGACGATGTGGCACTTAAGCATAAGCTGACGCTTGAGAGATTGCAGCAATCAGAGGGACGAGCGCTTATTCTGTTCCCATCGAAGGAAGAGCTTCAGCAGTTCCGCACCGATATGGCGCATATTTCGGGCTACAGCCAGTATCGGTTCTTGTTCGAGGGCACATCGGAAATCAGCCATCTGATCTCCGCATTCCAGAACGATGAGCCGAGCATCCTTTGCGCAGTGACGCTGTGGGAAGGGCTTGATATTCCGGGACCATCGCTGTCACAGGTGATCATGTGGTCGCTGCCGTTTCCTCCGAACGATCCGGTGTTTGCTGCGAAGCGCCGAGATACCGAAAAACCTTTTGAGAACGTCGATATGCCTTATATGCTGCTTCGGCTCAAGCAGGGGCTTGGACGGTTGATTCGCGGACGCGAGGATTCGGGCATCATTACGATCTATGGACAAGAGCTAGCAAACGAGCTGGTCATGGATCAGGTGAAGCGAATTATGCCGGAAGGCGTACAATTGGAGCAGCTCTGA
- a CDS encoding copper ion binding protein, with amino-acid sequence MTSTIQVKGMSCQHCVNSIEGALKKKDVKAKVDLPAGRVTVEFEENRITMAQIKETIEDQGFDVV; translated from the coding sequence ATGACAAGCACCATTCAAGTAAAGGGCATGTCCTGCCAGCACTGCGTGAACAGTATTGAAGGCGCGCTGAAGAAGAAAGACGTTAAGGCGAAGGTGGATCTGCCGGCAGGCCGTGTAACGGTCGAGTTCGAGGAGAACCGGATTACGATGGCCCAAATCAAAGAGACGATCGAAGATCAGGGCTTCGACGTTGTATAA
- a CDS encoding heavy metal translocating P-type ATPase, which yields MKGIEGMETTQKTTLQISGMTCASCAARIERGLSRMDGVTSASVNLTMETASVEYNQAVVEVDAVITKVEGLGFRAEVKRESKSPVELRQADIRRLRNRLFFSALLSLPLLLAMAGHFSFTDFIPLPDWLMNPWFQLALATPVQFYIGGPFYIGAFKAVRGRSANMDVLVAMGTSAAYFYSLYETVASIGGSMHRLELYYETSALLITFLLLGKLLEALAKGRSSRAISALIGLQAKTATVIRSGEELVVPVEAVVQGDIVVVKPGERIAVDGVVTEGSSSVDEAMLTGESIPVLKVEGDSVIGATVNGTGMLRVSATKVGKDTVLAQIIRIVEEAQGSKAPIQRIADVISSVFVPIVIGLAVITFLVWLFFIEPGELGTALRVAIAVLVIACPCALGLATPTSIMAGSGRAAELGILFKGGEHLERAHRIDAVLLDKTGTVTEGKPALTSYVVETAFEASQSALLSWIRTAESSSEHPLAGAIVSGLGEQGIPMAAGGAEQFRAVPGYGIEAFVDGRAVIIGTRRYLAMHQVEVGASALAEVSKLEDSGQTVVLAAVDGIYAASLAVADTVKPTSRAAVASLKQLGLKVMLITGDNAATAHAIAKQAGIDHVLAEVLPEGKADQVKALQQQGMKVAMVGDGINDAPALATADVGMAMGTGTDVAMEAADITLMRGDLSSIAEAFAISRKTMVNIKQNLFWALAYNAIGIPIAAAGLLAPWVAGAAMALSSVSVVLSSLRLQRFQR from the coding sequence ATGAAAGGGATTGAGGGCATGGAGACGACGCAGAAGACGACGCTTCAAATTAGCGGCATGACCTGTGCTTCATGTGCAGCGCGTATCGAACGAGGGCTGTCGCGAATGGATGGTGTTACGAGCGCTTCGGTTAATCTAACGATGGAAACCGCAAGTGTTGAATATAACCAAGCCGTTGTTGAGGTGGACGCTGTCATCACGAAGGTGGAGGGGCTGGGATTCCGCGCGGAGGTGAAGCGGGAGTCGAAGTCGCCGGTAGAGCTGCGTCAAGCGGATATCCGCAGGCTGCGCAACCGGTTGTTCTTCTCCGCGCTCTTATCGCTGCCGCTGCTGCTGGCGATGGCTGGACATTTCTCCTTCACCGATTTCATTCCGCTGCCTGATTGGCTGATGAATCCGTGGTTCCAGCTCGCGCTGGCAACACCTGTACAATTCTATATCGGCGGACCGTTCTACATAGGTGCCTTTAAAGCGGTCAGGGGCCGAAGCGCGAATATGGATGTACTTGTCGCGATGGGAACATCTGCTGCGTACTTCTACAGCCTCTACGAGACGGTGGCATCCATCGGCGGCAGCATGCATAGGTTGGAACTGTACTATGAAACGAGCGCGCTGCTCATAACGTTTCTGCTGCTCGGCAAGCTGCTTGAAGCACTGGCGAAGGGGCGATCCTCGCGAGCAATCAGCGCGCTGATCGGACTGCAAGCGAAGACGGCTACCGTCATACGCTCAGGCGAAGAGCTTGTCGTTCCCGTAGAAGCAGTCGTTCAAGGTGACATCGTGGTTGTAAAGCCAGGGGAGCGGATTGCCGTGGACGGCGTCGTTACGGAAGGCAGTTCTTCCGTAGATGAAGCGATGCTGACCGGCGAGAGCATACCGGTATTGAAGGTCGAAGGCGACTCTGTCATTGGTGCGACTGTGAATGGCACAGGTATGCTGCGGGTAAGTGCGACGAAAGTGGGCAAAGATACGGTGCTCGCGCAAATCATTCGAATCGTCGAGGAAGCGCAAGGGTCCAAAGCGCCGATTCAGCGTATCGCAGACGTGATCTCGAGCGTATTCGTTCCGATCGTTATCGGCCTCGCGGTGATTACGTTCCTTGTCTGGCTGTTCTTTATCGAGCCAGGCGAGCTCGGAACAGCGCTTCGCGTAGCCATCGCTGTGCTCGTCATTGCTTGCCCGTGCGCGCTTGGGCTGGCAACGCCGACCTCGATCATGGCAGGCTCCGGTCGAGCGGCTGAGCTTGGCATTCTGTTCAAAGGCGGCGAGCATCTCGAACGCGCGCATCGGATTGACGCGGTACTGCTCGACAAGACAGGCACGGTCACGGAAGGAAAGCCTGCGCTCACGAGTTATGTGGTGGAGACTGCCTTCGAGGCGAGTCAGAGCGCACTGCTCAGCTGGATTCGAACAGCGGAGAGCAGCTCCGAGCATCCGCTCGCGGGTGCAATTGTGAGCGGTCTCGGTGAGCAAGGCATCCCGATGGCTGCTGGCGGCGCAGAGCAGTTTCGGGCGGTGCCAGGCTACGGAATCGAAGCGTTCGTCGATGGGCGTGCGGTCATCATCGGCACACGGCGATATCTCGCTATGCATCAAGTCGAGGTTGGAGCTTCAGCTCTTGCAGAGGTCTCGAAGCTTGAAGATAGCGGGCAGACCGTGGTGCTGGCCGCTGTTGACGGCATCTATGCGGCAAGCTTGGCTGTTGCCGATACCGTGAAGCCGACATCACGGGCAGCGGTTGCCTCGCTTAAGCAGCTAGGGCTGAAGGTCATGCTCATCACCGGTGACAATGCCGCTACCGCGCATGCGATTGCGAAGCAAGCAGGGATTGATCATGTGCTTGCCGAAGTGTTACCCGAAGGCAAGGCAGATCAAGTTAAAGCGCTGCAGCAGCAAGGCATGAAAGTCGCAATGGTTGGTGACGGCATTAACGACGCGCCTGCGCTCGCAACGGCGGACGTCGGGATGGCGATGGGCACAGGCACCGACGTGGCGATGGAAGCTGCGGACATTACGCTGATGCGAGGCGATCTTAGCAGTATCGCCGAAGCATTTGCAATCAGCCGCAAGACGATGGTTAATATTAAGCAGAATTTATTTTGGGCGCTTGCCTATAATGCGATTGGCATTCCAATTGCGGCAGCGGGCTTGCTGGCGCCTTGGGTAGCTGGCGCAGCGATGGCGCTCAGCTCCGTGTCCGTCGTGCTCAGCTCGCTCCGCTTGCAACGATTTCAACGATAA
- a CDS encoding metal-sensitive transcriptional regulator, with protein sequence METREEATACDSHQHSHADGHRKSAHSDEVKNKLITRLNRIEGQIRGVKGLIEKDTYCDDVLNQIAAAQSALNSVGKLLLEHHMNSCVIDRIQQGDNDVVKELLITMNKLMK encoded by the coding sequence ATGGAGACTAGAGAAGAAGCGACCGCTTGTGACAGCCATCAGCACTCACATGCAGATGGGCACCGGAAGAGCGCACATTCAGACGAGGTCAAGAATAAGCTCATTACGCGCCTTAATCGGATTGAAGGCCAGATCCGTGGAGTGAAAGGGCTGATCGAGAAGGATACCTACTGCGATGATGTGCTTAATCAGATTGCCGCTGCCCAATCCGCGCTGAACAGCGTAGGGAAGCTGCTGTTGGAGCATCATATGAACAGCTGTGTGATAGACCGCATTCAGCAGGGAGACAACGATGTTGTGAAAGAGCTGCTGATTACAATGAACAAGCTGATGAAGTGA
- a CDS encoding C40 family peptidase, producing MKKTNISKLAMSVTLSFSLLMGGTVALQATPAHATSSSTAAGITSLGKKYLGTPYKFGASTSTTRVFDCSSFTKYVYKKYGINLPRSSKSQSKVGSYVSRSNLKAGDLVFFYKPIHHVGIYIGNGKILHTYGKPGVVISSIKSGWWSQHYATARRV from the coding sequence ATGAAAAAGACAAATATAAGCAAGCTGGCTATGAGCGTAACACTTAGCTTTTCTTTATTAATGGGCGGTACGGTGGCGCTGCAAGCAACGCCGGCACATGCAACTTCGTCCTCTACAGCGGCAGGCATCACCAGCCTGGGTAAAAAATATTTGGGAACACCTTATAAATTCGGCGCTTCGACAAGTACGACACGCGTATTCGACTGCTCTTCGTTTACGAAATATGTGTACAAGAAGTACGGCATCAATCTTCCGCGCTCTTCTAAGAGCCAATCCAAGGTTGGTTCGTATGTAAGCCGCAGCAACCTGAAAGCAGGCGACTTGGTCTTCTTCTATAAACCTATTCACCATGTCGGGATCTACATCGGCAACGGCAAAATACTGCACACGTACGGCAAGCCCGGCGTCGTCATCTCGAGCATCAAATCCGGTTGGTGGAGCCAGCATTACGCAACGGCACGCCGCGTCTAA